Proteins encoded by one window of Micromonospora coxensis:
- a CDS encoding thiol-disulfide oxidoreductase DCC family protein: MERSTFVYDGDCAFCTRCAEFIERRIPTTARVVPWQFADLDALGLTEAECEEAVQWVGADGSRAAGPDAIARLLGDSGALWRVAGAGLRIPPVRLAAWPAYRWVARNRHRLPGGTAACAVPSARRD, from the coding sequence ATGGAGAGGTCGACCTTCGTCTACGACGGGGACTGCGCGTTCTGCACCCGGTGCGCCGAGTTCATCGAGCGGCGCATCCCGACCACCGCCCGGGTGGTGCCCTGGCAGTTCGCCGACCTCGACGCGCTCGGGCTGACCGAGGCCGAGTGCGAGGAGGCGGTGCAGTGGGTCGGCGCCGACGGCTCCCGGGCCGCCGGGCCGGACGCGATCGCCCGGCTCCTCGGCGACAGCGGCGCGCTCTGGCGGGTCGCCGGGGCCGGCCTGCGCATCCCGCCGGTCCGCCTCGCCGCCTGGCCCGCGTACCGCTGGGTGGCCCGCAACCGGCACCGGCTGCCCGGCGGCACGGCCGCCTGCGCCGTGCCGTCCGCCCGCCGCGACTGA
- a CDS encoding cellulose binding domain-containing protein, producing MPQPPPPADASRELLQTLLTVLSARWASGPAGRTHPTGEPVQTTSPRPRRTKAVVVLDLAATVPTAIRRALTGRGDGSRLLGWSVLAVLAVVVAAVLLVASVLRDPERLAPAAQDPAPPAGAVIVPEPVATRDTAGPATPRASVSARPSSGPRRSTPARPSPAGTPDGTPPSRPTTPAPAALGADFVIESPQLLSYGAAVTINNPGAVPATGWTLVVTLPRDSLDVTHVDGARATQSGATWTFVPDDTTGLVAGQGQVRVTFRVTGPPQTSAPTACTVDGTACGGVAG from the coding sequence GTGCCGCAGCCGCCGCCGCCCGCCGACGCGTCCCGGGAACTGCTCCAGACGCTGCTCACCGTGCTGTCGGCGCGGTGGGCGTCCGGCCCGGCCGGACGGACGCACCCGACGGGAGAGCCTGTGCAGACGACGTCGCCCCGACCACGGCGTACCAAGGCCGTCGTCGTGCTGGACCTCGCGGCCACGGTGCCCACGGCGATCCGGCGGGCCCTCACCGGCCGGGGCGACGGCTCACGGCTGCTCGGCTGGTCGGTGCTCGCCGTGCTGGCCGTGGTGGTCGCGGCGGTGCTGCTGGTGGCCTCGGTGCTGCGCGACCCGGAGCGGCTGGCGCCGGCCGCCCAGGACCCGGCCCCGCCCGCCGGAGCGGTGATCGTGCCCGAGCCGGTCGCGACCCGGGACACGGCGGGACCGGCCACCCCCAGGGCGTCGGTCTCCGCCCGCCCGTCGTCGGGACCGCGACGGTCGACCCCCGCCCGCCCGTCGCCCGCCGGGACGCCGGACGGCACGCCGCCGTCGCGCCCCACGACGCCCGCGCCGGCGGCGTTGGGCGCCGACTTCGTCATCGAGAGCCCGCAACTGCTCAGCTACGGCGCCGCAGTGACGATCAACAACCCGGGGGCCGTCCCGGCGACCGGTTGGACGCTGGTCGTGACGCTGCCCCGGGACTCCCTCGACGTCACCCACGTCGACGGCGCCCGCGCCACCCAGAGCGGTGCGACGTGGACGTTCGTCCCGGACGACACGACCGGCCTGGTGGCCGGGCAGGGTCAGGTCCGGGTGACCTTCCGGGTCACCGGGCCACCGCAGACCTCCGCGCCGACGGCCTGCACCGTGGACGGGACCGCCTGCGGAGGGGTCGCCGGCTGA
- a CDS encoding HTTM domain-containing protein, whose product MIRWLTEPVPRGRIAAFRTLVYLFVAADLVIFTPWVRTRVDVPGELYQPLLIGRLLPLPTPTPGLVAVVFWALLALALLAATGRAPRLLGWTVFALYFQWMIVAMSYGKVDHDRFALLVALAALPTAGRARHGDPTRSEAGGWALRVTQIAVICTYFLAAWAKLRFGGPDWATGSVLARAIIRRGTDLADLIAQVPYLLIVAQFGILAFELLSPLVFLLPERWRHATIGFFYSFHVVTIATITISFAPHLVAMTSFLPLEKLRPLDRLRRLRRRDPPNPVDHTAGQAVTTPVDDVRATPLPQS is encoded by the coding sequence ATGATCCGCTGGCTGACCGAGCCGGTCCCCCGGGGCCGGATCGCCGCCTTCCGCACCCTGGTCTACCTCTTCGTCGCCGCCGATCTGGTGATCTTCACGCCCTGGGTGCGCACCCGGGTCGACGTCCCGGGCGAGCTCTACCAGCCGCTGCTGATCGGCCGGCTGCTGCCGCTGCCGACCCCGACGCCGGGGCTGGTCGCGGTGGTCTTCTGGGCCCTGCTCGCACTCGCCCTGCTCGCCGCCACCGGCCGCGCTCCCCGGCTGCTCGGCTGGACGGTCTTCGCGCTCTACTTCCAGTGGATGATCGTCGCGATGAGCTACGGGAAGGTCGACCACGACCGGTTCGCGCTGCTCGTCGCGCTGGCCGCCCTGCCCACCGCCGGCCGGGCCCGGCACGGGGACCCGACCCGCTCCGAGGCGGGCGGCTGGGCGCTGCGGGTCACCCAGATCGCGGTGATCTGCACGTACTTCCTGGCCGCCTGGGCCAAGCTGCGCTTCGGCGGGCCGGACTGGGCGACCGGGTCGGTGCTCGCCCGGGCGATCATCCGGCGCGGCACCGACCTGGCCGACCTGATCGCCCAGGTGCCGTACCTGCTGATCGTGGCCCAGTTCGGCATCCTCGCCTTCGAACTGCTCAGCCCCCTGGTGTTCCTGCTCCCGGAGCGCTGGCGGCACGCCACGATCGGCTTCTTCTACTCGTTCCACGTCGTCACCATCGCGACGATCACCATCTCGTTCGCCCCGCACCTGGTGGCGATGACCAGCTTCCTGCCGCTGGAGAAGCTCCGCCCGCTCGACCGGCTGCGCCGGCTCCGCCGGCGGGATCCGCCGAATCCGGTCGACCACACGGCGGGGCAGGCCGTCACCACCCCGGTCGACGACGTGCGCGCCACGCCGCTGCCCCAGTCCTAG
- the trxA gene encoding thioredoxin — protein MATVELTTANFDEVTESDGIVLVDFWAEWCGPCKRFAPVYERSSQKHPDIVFGKVDTEAQQELGAKFDIRSIPTIMAIRDGVIVFAQPGALPESALENLIEQVRALDMDDVRKQLSEHKH, from the coding sequence ATGGCAACGGTTGAGCTGACCACGGCCAACTTCGACGAGGTGACCGAGAGCGACGGCATCGTGCTCGTCGACTTCTGGGCCGAGTGGTGCGGCCCGTGCAAGCGGTTCGCCCCGGTCTACGAGCGCTCCTCGCAGAAGCACCCGGACATCGTCTTCGGCAAGGTCGACACCGAGGCGCAGCAGGAGCTGGGCGCCAAGTTCGACATCCGGTCGATCCCGACCATCATGGCGATCCGGGACGGCGTGATCGTCTTCGCCCAGCCGGGCGCGCTGCCCGAGTCCGCCCTGGAGAACCTGATCGAGCAGGTCCGGGCGCTGGACATGGACGACGTCCGCAAGCAGCTGTCCGAACACAAGCACTGA
- a CDS encoding MaoC family dehydratase, with protein sequence MQFGRYYEEFEVGAVYRHWPGKTVTEYDDHLFCLLTMNHHPLHMDAHYAESATHFKRNVVVGNYIYSLLLGMSVPDVSGKAIANLEVESLRHVAPTFHGDTIYGETTVLDKRESGSKPDRGVVSVETRGYNQDGTMVCVFRRKVMVPKKEYAVAAAPDGVDPERPSFPEPR encoded by the coding sequence ATGCAGTTCGGCCGCTACTACGAGGAGTTCGAGGTCGGCGCGGTCTACCGGCACTGGCCGGGCAAGACCGTCACCGAGTACGACGACCACCTCTTCTGCCTGCTCACCATGAACCACCACCCGTTGCACATGGACGCCCACTACGCCGAGTCGGCGACCCACTTCAAGCGCAACGTCGTGGTCGGCAACTACATCTACTCGCTGCTCCTGGGCATGTCCGTGCCGGACGTCAGCGGCAAGGCGATCGCCAACCTGGAGGTCGAGTCGCTGCGGCACGTGGCCCCGACCTTCCACGGCGACACCATCTACGGCGAGACCACCGTGCTCGACAAGCGCGAGTCCGGCTCGAAGCCGGACCGGGGCGTCGTGTCGGTGGAGACCCGTGGCTACAACCAGGACGGCACCATGGTCTGCGTCTTCCGCCGCAAGGTGATGGTGCCCAAGAAGGAGTACGCCGTGGCGGCGGCGCCCGACGGCGTCGACCCGGAGCGGCCCAGCTTCCCCGAGCCCCGCTGA
- a CDS encoding TrmH family RNA methyltransferase, which yields MTEDQLDVGVGPWPGDLPDDPRYDPELLAHGDRRNVVDRYRYWRREAVVADLDERRHDFHVAIENWQHDFNIGTVVRNANAFLAAEVHIVGLRRWNRRGAMVTDRYQHVRHHPTIEEFVDWAAGAGLPVVGIDNLPGSRPLETTTLPRRCVLLFGQEGPGLSDPARAACDQLFSIAQYGSTRSINAGVASGIAMHAWIRAHAGPPPA from the coding sequence GTGACCGAGGACCAGCTCGACGTGGGGGTCGGCCCGTGGCCCGGCGACCTGCCGGACGACCCCCGGTACGACCCGGAACTGCTCGCCCACGGCGACCGGCGCAACGTGGTCGACCGCTACCGGTACTGGCGGCGGGAGGCCGTCGTCGCGGACCTCGACGAGCGCCGGCACGACTTCCACGTGGCGATCGAGAACTGGCAGCACGACTTCAACATCGGCACGGTGGTCCGCAACGCCAACGCCTTCCTCGCCGCCGAGGTGCACATCGTCGGGCTGCGCCGCTGGAACCGGCGGGGCGCCATGGTGACCGACCGCTACCAGCACGTCCGGCACCACCCGACGATCGAGGAGTTCGTGGACTGGGCGGCCGGGGCCGGCCTGCCGGTGGTGGGCATCGACAACCTGCCGGGCTCCCGGCCGTTGGAGACCACCACCCTGCCCCGGCGCTGCGTGCTCCTGTTCGGCCAGGAGGGGCCGGGCCTCTCCGACCCGGCCCGCGCCGCCTGCGACCAGCTCTTCTCGATCGCCCAGTACGGCTCGACCCGGTCGATCAACGCCGGGGTGGCCAGCGGTATCGCCATGCACGCCTGGATCCGCGCCCACGCCGGCCCGCCGCCGGCCTGA
- a CDS encoding DUF6758 family protein, which yields MSCPRCGGPVRSPDLMHAESRCVRCGPVAPLHVPEHIDGQIVASVVDRVAADGAAERPGVPLWCPWPLPPGWTVTGVAWAGDDATGVRATAVACAGPAPLGGGPADLVLVAEEPGVGLGTRFAGVSGTDPGPELAEALTGPGAGLGHPEHVEPARIKVAGHPTPLWLVDSATDRSAYAGEARGMWLHAIAWPASAGHLLAEDVVLHDLTEWTPPELVYGAPSPYLHGKA from the coding sequence GTGAGTTGTCCCAGATGCGGCGGGCCGGTGCGGTCTCCGGACCTCATGCACGCCGAGTCCCGCTGCGTGCGGTGCGGGCCGGTCGCGCCGCTGCACGTGCCCGAGCACATCGACGGTCAGATCGTGGCGAGCGTGGTCGACCGGGTCGCCGCCGACGGGGCGGCGGAGCGGCCGGGCGTACCGCTGTGGTGCCCGTGGCCGCTGCCGCCGGGCTGGACGGTGACCGGGGTCGCCTGGGCCGGTGACGACGCGACCGGGGTGCGGGCCACCGCGGTCGCCTGCGCCGGGCCGGCGCCGCTCGGCGGTGGGCCGGCCGACCTGGTCCTGGTGGCCGAGGAGCCGGGCGTCGGGCTGGGCACCCGCTTCGCCGGAGTGTCCGGAACGGACCCGGGGCCGGAACTCGCCGAGGCGCTGACCGGGCCGGGGGCGGGGCTGGGCCACCCGGAGCACGTCGAGCCCGCCCGGATCAAGGTGGCCGGGCATCCGACTCCACTGTGGCTCGTGGATTCGGCCACGGATCGAAGCGCGTACGCCGGCGAGGCTCGGGGAATGTGGCTCCATGCGATAGCCTGGCCGGCGAGCGCGGGTCACCTCCTCGCGGAAGATGTCGTCCTGCACGACCTCACCGAGTGGACTCCGCCCGAGCTCGTGTACGGCGCACCGTCCCCGTACCTGCACGGCAAGGCGTGA
- a CDS encoding PH domain-containing protein yields the protein MGSPSGPPFDPDDPDRERRERDTEPIPRYRPDDAPNPGPGPGMSDGPFLSDDVGYGVGPGYPGEGRSGRAWVGDPDQPPTISEEELAGLRADAQGMAPRRVLPLEDEPSSLVARYLFPTERYRGEWKRHWVHLTTPIIVGIAATFVLGYLSGFLAGQDVGALTTIAVLLWFAVMGWVAWKVADWWYDRFILTNKRVMVVNGIITRKVAMMPLTRVTDMKYEQSPTGRALNYGTFVLESAGQEQALREIKNLPNPNELYLRVVEEMYEPQAVEARLGKEADEAKADDGA from the coding sequence ATGGGCAGCCCCTCCGGACCCCCCTTCGACCCCGACGACCCGGACCGGGAGCGTCGGGAGCGGGACACCGAACCGATCCCGAGGTACCGGCCCGACGACGCGCCGAACCCCGGGCCGGGTCCGGGCATGTCGGACGGTCCGTTCCTCTCCGACGACGTCGGCTACGGCGTCGGCCCCGGCTATCCGGGAGAGGGGCGCTCCGGGCGGGCCTGGGTGGGTGATCCCGACCAGCCGCCCACCATCTCCGAAGAGGAACTGGCCGGCCTGCGCGCCGACGCGCAGGGCATGGCGCCCCGCCGGGTGCTGCCGCTGGAGGACGAGCCCAGCTCGCTGGTGGCCCGCTACCTCTTCCCCACCGAGCGGTACCGGGGCGAGTGGAAGCGGCACTGGGTCCACCTCACCACACCGATCATCGTGGGCATCGCCGCGACCTTCGTGCTCGGCTACCTATCCGGCTTCCTCGCCGGCCAGGACGTCGGCGCCCTCACCACCATCGCGGTGCTGCTCTGGTTCGCGGTGATGGGCTGGGTGGCCTGGAAGGTCGCCGACTGGTGGTACGACCGCTTCATCCTGACCAACAAGCGGGTCATGGTGGTCAACGGCATCATCACCCGGAAGGTGGCCATGATGCCGCTGACCCGGGTCACCGACATGAAGTACGAGCAGTCCCCGACCGGCCGCGCGCTCAACTACGGCACCTTCGTGCTGGAGTCCGCCGGCCAGGAGCAGGCGCTGCGCGAGATCAAGAACCTGCCCAACCCGAACGAGCTCTACCTGCGCGTCGTCGAGGAGATGTACGAGCCGCAGGCGGTCGAGGCGCGGCTGGGCAAGGAGGCCGACGAGGCGAAGGCCGACGACGGCGCCTGA
- a CDS encoding SigE family RNA polymerase sigma factor, with protein MGERDPLEEEFREFVAARSGALLRTAYLLAGDWATAEDLLQTALTKTYLAWKRLGGIEAVEPYARRVMVNTSTSWWRRRWHGERPTEVLPERAGVDEIAQQLDRDVLWRHLSALPARQRAVLVLRYYEDMSEAQTAALLEISPGTVKSQTSRALATLRRRLGEEAALELPDERRTSAPAPAPAARPARVRPGTPAEPPPPQRSGRPAALDPHAHDGGRPPAPVPVDADGRTSPPVPVHSGRSTPTPVPARGGQPAGAPTVGAGRTRTATVGGEAR; from the coding sequence GTGGGCGAGCGGGACCCGCTGGAGGAGGAGTTCCGCGAGTTCGTCGCGGCCCGCTCCGGCGCCCTGCTGCGCACCGCGTACCTGCTGGCCGGGGACTGGGCCACCGCCGAGGACCTGCTCCAGACCGCGCTCACCAAGACGTACCTGGCCTGGAAGCGGCTCGGCGGGATCGAGGCCGTCGAGCCGTACGCCCGGCGGGTCATGGTCAACACCTCCACCAGCTGGTGGAGGCGGCGCTGGCACGGTGAACGCCCCACCGAGGTGCTGCCCGAGCGGGCCGGCGTCGACGAGATCGCCCAGCAGCTAGACCGGGACGTGCTCTGGCGGCACCTGAGCGCGCTGCCCGCCCGGCAACGGGCGGTGCTGGTGCTCCGCTACTACGAGGACATGTCCGAGGCGCAGACCGCCGCCCTGCTGGAGATCTCGCCGGGCACGGTGAAGAGCCAGACCTCCCGGGCCCTGGCCACACTGCGCCGCCGGCTCGGCGAGGAGGCGGCCCTGGAACTGCCGGACGAGCGGCGGACGAGCGCCCCGGCCCCGGCCCCGGCTGCCCGCCCAGCCCGGGTGCGGCCCGGCACGCCGGCCGAACCCCCGCCGCCGCAGCGGTCGGGCCGCCCGGCCGCCCTCGACCCGCACGCCCACGACGGTGGCCGCCCGCCCGCGCCGGTCCCGGTGGACGCCGACGGCCGCACGTCGCCGCCGGTCCCGGTCCACAGCGGGCGGAGCACACCGACCCCGGTGCCGGCCCGCGGCGGGCAGCCCGCCGGGGCGCCGACGGTCGGAGCCGGCCGGACCCGGACGGCCACGGTCGGCGGGGAGGCACGATGA
- a CDS encoding PHP domain-containing protein, which produces MTPAIDLHAHSTASDGTLTPAELVRAAADAGLDVVAITDHDTTGGWDAAVRALPPGLTLIRGAEISCRWHGVEPAVPLHLLAYLFDPGHPELVDELARVRAAREVRGERIVRLLQADGIDISWSEIITAAGGGTVGRPHIAAALIRAGLVASTTEAFGPDWLGERYRLPKDDIDVFRAVELVRAAGGVPVFAHPRATRRGRIVPDELIVALADAGLAGLEADHEDHSPAEAAHVRGLAAELGLLVTGSSDFHGTHKSVRLGAHTTAVEAYERIVAQARGVTPVASG; this is translated from the coding sequence GTGACCCCGGCGATCGACCTGCACGCCCACTCCACCGCCAGCGACGGCACGCTGACCCCGGCCGAGCTGGTGCGGGCCGCCGCCGACGCCGGCCTGGACGTCGTCGCGATCACCGACCACGACACCACCGGCGGTTGGGACGCCGCCGTGCGCGCCCTCCCGCCCGGCCTCACCCTGATCCGCGGGGCGGAGATCTCCTGCCGGTGGCACGGCGTCGAGCCGGCGGTGCCGCTGCACCTGCTGGCGTACCTCTTCGACCCCGGCCATCCCGAGTTGGTCGACGAGCTGGCCCGGGTCCGGGCCGCCCGGGAGGTGCGCGGCGAGCGGATCGTCCGGCTGCTCCAGGCCGACGGGATCGACATCAGCTGGTCGGAGATCATCACCGCCGCCGGGGGCGGCACGGTCGGCCGCCCGCACATCGCGGCGGCGCTGATCCGGGCCGGCCTGGTCGCCAGCACCACCGAGGCGTTCGGGCCGGACTGGCTCGGCGAGCGGTACCGGCTACCGAAGGACGACATCGACGTCTTCCGGGCGGTCGAGCTGGTCCGGGCCGCCGGCGGCGTACCGGTGTTCGCCCATCCCCGGGCGACCCGGCGGGGACGGATCGTGCCGGACGAGCTGATCGTCGCGCTGGCCGACGCCGGGCTGGCCGGCCTGGAGGCCGACCACGAGGACCACTCACCGGCCGAGGCCGCGCACGTACGGGGCCTCGCCGCCGAACTGGGCCTGCTGGTCACCGGCTCGTCGGACTTCCACGGCACGCACAAGAGCGTCCGGCTCGGCGCGCACACCACCGCCGTCGAGGCGTACGAGAGGATCGTCGCGCAGGCGCGCGGGGTGACGCCGGTCGCTTCCGGCTGA